In one Streptomyces sp. T12 genomic region, the following are encoded:
- a CDS encoding VanZ family protein, with translation MQRQGSIGGSAAIRIRATGGVLLVAHLAFVAWLTLRPLDVPWVMPANLRPFAGIRADLALGWQEGARRIIEGLALLAPLGVLIPMAHGRLTASPLGSLVRTVAAGALISLGIELLQTGVPGQIVDVDSLLLNTVGVALAHATVVPATRAWLRRRSERAHRATVPQEEPSQGRTPTIPRVGIAP, from the coding sequence GTGCAGCGTCAAGGCTCCATCGGCGGCAGCGCCGCGATCCGCATCCGTGCGACGGGGGGTGTCCTCCTGGTCGCGCACCTGGCGTTCGTCGCCTGGCTCACGCTGCGCCCCCTGGACGTCCCCTGGGTGATGCCGGCCAACCTGCGCCCGTTCGCCGGGATCAGGGCCGATCTGGCGCTGGGCTGGCAGGAGGGCGCCCGCCGCATCATCGAGGGACTCGCCCTGCTCGCACCGCTGGGCGTGCTGATCCCGATGGCGCACGGCAGACTCACCGCTTCCCCCCTCGGCTCCCTGGTGCGCACGGTAGCCGCCGGCGCCCTGATCTCGCTGGGCATAGAGCTGCTGCAGACCGGCGTACCCGGCCAGATCGTCGACGTCGACTCTCTGCTGCTGAACACGGTGGGGGTCGCGCTGGCACATGCGACCGTGGTCCCCGCGACCCGCGCCTGGCTCCGCCGCAGGTCCGAGCGCGCACACCGGGCAACGGTCCCCCAGGAGGAGCCCTCTCAGGGTCGGACCCCGACGATTCCCAGGGTCGGGATAGCTCCGTAG
- the afsQ1 gene encoding two-component system response regulator AfsQ1 gives MPSLLLIEDDDAIRTALELSLTRQGHRVATAATGEDGLKLLREQRPDLIVLDVMLPGIDGFEVCRRIRRTDQLPIILLTARSDDIDVVVGLESGADDYVVKPVQGRVLDARIRAVLRRGERESNDAASFGSLVIDRAAMTVTKNGEDLQLTPTELRLLLELSRRPGQALSRQQLLRLVWEHDYLGDSRLVDACVQRLRAKVEDVPSSPTLIRTVRGVGYRLDAPQ, from the coding sequence GTGCCTTCCCTGTTGCTGATCGAGGACGACGACGCCATCCGCACGGCCCTGGAGCTCTCACTGACGCGCCAGGGACACCGTGTGGCCACGGCTGCCACCGGCGAGGACGGCCTGAAACTGCTGCGTGAGCAGCGGCCGGACCTGATCGTGCTGGACGTGATGCTGCCCGGCATCGACGGCTTCGAGGTGTGCCGCCGCATCCGGCGCACCGACCAGCTGCCGATCATCCTGCTGACCGCGCGCAGCGACGACATCGACGTGGTCGTCGGCCTGGAGTCCGGTGCGGACGACTACGTGGTCAAGCCCGTACAGGGGCGGGTCCTCGACGCCCGGATCCGGGCCGTGCTGCGGCGCGGCGAACGGGAGTCGAACGACGCGGCGAGCTTCGGCAGCCTGGTCATCGACCGCGCGGCGATGACCGTGACGAAGAACGGCGAGGACCTCCAGCTCACCCCGACCGAGCTGCGCCTGCTGCTCGAACTGAGCCGCCGTCCGGGTCAGGCCCTGTCCCGCCAGCAACTCCTGCGCCTCGTCTGGGAACACGACTACCTCGGCGACTCACGCCTCGTCGACGCCTGTGTCCAGCGCCTGCGCGCCAAGGTCGAGGACGTCCCGTCGTCCCCGACCCTGATCCGTACCGTGCGCGGTGTCGGCTACCGCCTGGACGCGCCTCAGTGA
- a CDS encoding aldehyde dehydrogenase family protein, with protein sequence MASAFEYAPAPESRGIVDIAPSYGLFIDGEFVEAADGKVFKTVSPSTEEVLSEVAQAGEADVDRAVKAARKAFGKWSALPGSERAKYLFRIARIIQERSRELAVLETLDNGKPIKETRDADLPLVAAHFFYYAGWADKLEHAGFGPNAKPLGVAGQVIPWNFPLLMLAWKIAPALATGNTVVLKPAETTPLSALFFADICRQAGLPKGVVNILPGYGDAGAALVAHPDVNKVAFTGSTAVGKEIARTVAGTHKKVTLELGGKGANIVFDDAPIDQAVEGIVNGIFFNQGQVCCAGSRLLVQESIQDELLDSLKRRLSTLRLGDPLDKNTDIGAINSEEQLSRITSLVEQGEAEGAERWSPACEIPTSGYWFAPTLFTNVTQAHRIARDEIFGPVLSVLTFRTPDEAVAKANNTPYGLSAGIWTEKGSRILAVAGKLRAGVVWSNTFNKFDPTSPFGGYKESGFGREGGRHGLEAYLAPSSPEGER encoded by the coding sequence ATGGCATCGGCATTCGAATACGCACCGGCCCCCGAGTCCCGCGGAATCGTCGACATCGCGCCCTCGTACGGCCTGTTCATCGACGGCGAGTTCGTGGAGGCGGCGGACGGCAAGGTCTTCAAGACCGTCTCCCCGTCCACCGAGGAGGTCCTCTCCGAGGTCGCCCAGGCCGGCGAGGCGGACGTCGACCGCGCGGTGAAGGCCGCCCGCAAGGCTTTCGGGAAGTGGTCGGCGCTGCCCGGCTCCGAGCGTGCGAAGTACCTGTTCCGCATCGCCCGGATCATCCAGGAGCGCAGCCGTGAGCTGGCGGTCCTGGAGACCCTGGACAACGGCAAGCCGATCAAGGAGACCCGCGACGCCGACCTCCCGCTGGTCGCCGCGCACTTCTTCTACTACGCGGGCTGGGCCGACAAGCTGGAGCACGCCGGCTTCGGGCCGAACGCGAAGCCCCTCGGCGTCGCCGGCCAGGTCATCCCCTGGAACTTCCCGCTGCTGATGCTGGCCTGGAAGATCGCCCCGGCACTCGCCACCGGCAACACGGTGGTGCTCAAGCCCGCCGAGACGACCCCTCTCTCCGCCCTGTTCTTCGCGGACATCTGCCGCCAGGCGGGCCTGCCCAAGGGCGTCGTCAACATCCTTCCCGGATACGGCGACGCGGGCGCCGCGCTCGTCGCGCACCCGGACGTGAACAAGGTCGCCTTCACCGGCTCCACGGCCGTCGGCAAGGAGATCGCGCGGACCGTCGCCGGCACCCACAAGAAGGTCACCCTCGAACTCGGTGGCAAGGGCGCCAACATCGTCTTCGACGACGCCCCGATCGACCAGGCGGTGGAGGGGATCGTCAACGGAATCTTCTTCAACCAGGGCCAGGTCTGCTGCGCGGGCAGCCGTCTGCTGGTCCAGGAGTCGATCCAGGACGAGCTGCTGGACTCCCTGAAGCGCCGCCTGTCGACCCTCCGCCTCGGCGACCCGCTCGACAAGAACACGGACATCGGCGCGATCAACTCCGAGGAGCAGCTCTCGCGCATCACCTCGCTCGTCGAGCAGGGCGAGGCGGAGGGCGCCGAGCGCTGGTCCCCGGCCTGCGAGATCCCGACCTCCGGCTACTGGTTCGCGCCCACGCTCTTCACGAACGTCACCCAGGCGCACCGGATCGCCCGCGACGAGATCTTCGGCCCGGTCCTGTCGGTCCTCACCTTCCGCACGCCGGACGAGGCCGTCGCCAAGGCCAACAACACCCCGTACGGCCTGTCGGCGGGCATCTGGACGGAGAAGGGTTCGCGGATCCTGGCCGTGGCCGGCAAGCTCCGCGCAGGCGTCGTCTGGTCCAACACGTTCAACAAGTTCGACCCGACCTCGCCGTTCGGCGGCTACAAGGAGTCGGGCTTCGGCCGCGAGGGCGGCCGCCACGGCCTGGAGGCGTACCTCGCCCCGTCGAGCCCGGAGGGCGAGCGATAA
- a CDS encoding aldehyde dehydrogenase family protein, which yields MSTADKNDKTERAERLSVFKTYKLYVGGKFPRSESGRVYEVTDAKGNWLANVPLSSRKDARDAVVAARKAFGAWSGATAYNRGQILYRIAEMLEGRREQYVREVADAEGLSPAKAKSNTAKAAAQVDAAIDRWVWYAGWTDKIAQVVGGGNPVAGPFFNLSSPEPTGVVAVLAPQESSFLGLVSVVAPVIATGNTAIVVASEKSPLPALSLGEVLATSDLPGGVVNILSGRTAEIATPLAAHQDVNAIDLAGADDVLAKELEIAAADNLKRVLRPQPVDYTATPGIDRMTAFLETKTVWHPTGSLGASGSSY from the coding sequence ATGAGCACAGCTGACAAGAACGACAAGACCGAGCGCGCCGAGCGGCTCTCCGTCTTCAAGACCTACAAGCTGTACGTCGGCGGGAAGTTCCCGCGTTCCGAGAGCGGCCGGGTGTACGAGGTGACCGACGCAAAGGGCAACTGGCTGGCGAACGTACCGCTGTCGTCCCGCAAGGACGCCCGTGACGCGGTCGTGGCCGCCCGCAAGGCGTTCGGGGCGTGGTCCGGCGCGACGGCGTACAACCGCGGTCAGATCCTCTACCGCATCGCCGAGATGCTGGAGGGCCGCCGCGAGCAGTACGTCCGTGAAGTGGCCGACGCGGAGGGCCTGTCGCCCGCGAAAGCAAAATCAAATACAGCGAAGGCGGCGGCGCAGGTCGACGCGGCGATCGACCGCTGGGTCTGGTACGCGGGCTGGACCGACAAGATCGCCCAGGTGGTCGGCGGTGGCAACCCGGTCGCGGGCCCGTTCTTCAACCTCTCCTCCCCCGAGCCGACGGGCGTGGTGGCCGTCCTGGCCCCGCAGGAGTCGTCCTTCCTGGGCCTGGTCTCGGTCGTCGCCCCGGTGATCGCCACCGGCAACACGGCGATCGTGGTGGCGTCCGAGAAGTCCCCGCTCCCTGCCCTCTCCCTCGGCGAGGTCCTGGCCACCTCCGACCTCCCCGGCGGTGTCGTCAACATCCTCTCCGGCCGTACGGCGGAGATCGCGACGCCGCTGGCCGCGCACCAGGACGTCAACGCGATCGACCTGGCCGGCGCCGACGACGTACTGGCGAAGGAACTGGAGATCGCCGCGGCGGACAACCTGAAGCGCGTCCTGCGTCCACAGCCTGTGGATTACACGGCCACCCCCGGCATCGACCGCATGACGGCGTTCCTGGAGACCAAGACGGTCTGGCACCCGACGGGGTCGCTGGGCGCGTCCGGCTCGTCGTACTGA
- a CDS encoding uridine kinase: MTHASKAVRGVVLWPGDASHWCPVSPQPPIPTRVVLLCGPSGSGKSLLAARSGLPVLRLDDFYKEGDDPTLPQVPGSSDIDWDHPDSWDADTAVAAITQLCRTGRTSVPLYDISLSARTGEETVEVGRTPLFIAEGIFAAEIVTRCRELGVLADALCLSRGPVKTFRRRFVRDLKEGRKSVPFLLRRGWRLMRLERSIIAHQTALGAHACDRDEALGRLTAAAAGRCPAATPAT, encoded by the coding sequence GTGACGCACGCTTCAAAGGCGGTACGCGGGGTCGTTCTGTGGCCCGGCGATGCCTCACACTGGTGTCCCGTGAGTCCCCAACCGCCCATACCGACGCGAGTCGTGCTGCTTTGCGGCCCCTCCGGCTCCGGCAAGTCCCTTCTCGCGGCCCGCTCCGGTCTTCCGGTGCTACGGCTCGACGACTTCTACAAAGAGGGCGACGACCCGACCCTGCCGCAGGTCCCCGGGAGCTCCGACATCGACTGGGACCACCCCGACTCGTGGGACGCCGACACGGCCGTGGCGGCGATCACGCAGCTGTGCCGCACGGGCCGTACCAGCGTTCCGCTGTACGACATCTCGCTCAGCGCCCGCACCGGCGAGGAGACCGTCGAGGTCGGCCGGACCCCGCTGTTCATCGCGGAGGGCATCTTCGCGGCCGAGATCGTGACCCGCTGCCGGGAACTCGGCGTGCTGGCCGACGCGCTGTGCCTGAGCCGCGGCCCGGTGAAGACCTTCCGCCGCCGCTTCGTGCGCGACCTGAAGGAGGGCCGCAAGTCGGTTCCGTTCCTCCTGCGCCGCGGCTGGCGCCTGATGCGCCTGGAGCGCTCGATCATCGCCCACCAGACCGCGCTGGGCGCCCACGCCTGCGACCGGGACGAGGCCCTCGGCCGCCTCACCGCGGCCGCCGCGGGGCGGTGCCCGGCGGCGACTCCGGCCACCTGA
- a CDS encoding DUF6281 family protein has product MTALLLTAAVGCAESGGAGGTAAASCAYVVTYDSRSYLDAGNLEFTVGEKLGSATLPACDAIAVGDTAAEARLVKVR; this is encoded by the coding sequence ATGACGGCCCTGCTCCTCACGGCGGCCGTCGGCTGCGCGGAGTCGGGCGGGGCGGGCGGTACGGCCGCGGCCTCCTGCGCGTACGTCGTGACGTACGACAGCCGCTCCTATCTGGACGCCGGGAACCTCGAATTCACCGTCGGCGAGAAACTGGGCAGCGCCACGCTCCCGGCGTGCGACGCCATCGCCGTCGGCGACACCGCCGCCGAAGCGAGGCTCGTGAAGGTCCGCTGA
- a CDS encoding PspC domain-containing protein produces MTALARPTHGRMIGGVCAALARRFGTSATTMRVIFLISCLLPGPQFLLYIALWLLLPSEDKANRTQTAW; encoded by the coding sequence ATGACCGCGCTTGCCCGCCCCACCCACGGCCGCATGATCGGCGGAGTGTGCGCCGCGCTGGCGCGGCGCTTCGGCACCTCCGCGACGACGATGCGCGTGATCTTCCTGATCTCCTGCCTGCTCCCGGGCCCGCAGTTCCTGCTCTACATAGCCCTGTGGCTCCTGCTCCCGTCGGAGGACAAGGCGAACAGGACACAGACGGCCTGGTGA
- a CDS encoding SigE family RNA polymerase sigma factor has translation MNTLHGTSTSAVITRLHDVNGGRGSEKSGAVSGRGCARGAGRQHTAYMTVVDGFTGEPHGGTAYREDSGERRRSLSEAEFTAYVQERRASLYATAYHLTGDRFEAEDLLQSALFSTYKAWDRISDKAAVGGYLRRTMTNLHISAWRRRKLNEYPTEELPETPGDTDAMRGTELRAVLWQALARLPELQRTMLVLRYYEGRTDPEIADILDISVGTVKSSIWRSLRRLREDEVLSFGRDEEDAFGELVA, from the coding sequence ATGAACACGCTGCACGGCACCAGCACCAGCGCAGTGATCACGCGTCTGCACGACGTGAACGGGGGCCGGGGTTCGGAGAAGTCCGGTGCCGTGAGCGGGCGGGGGTGCGCTCGCGGCGCCGGGCGTCAGCACACCGCGTACATGACGGTGGTTGACGGTTTCACGGGGGAACCGCACGGGGGAACCGCGTACAGGGAGGACTCGGGGGAGCGTCGTCGCTCGCTGTCGGAGGCGGAGTTCACCGCCTACGTCCAGGAGCGCCGCGCCTCCCTGTACGCAACCGCCTACCACCTGACCGGTGACCGTTTCGAGGCCGAGGACCTGCTGCAGAGCGCGCTGTTCTCGACGTACAAGGCGTGGGACCGGATCAGCGACAAGGCCGCCGTCGGGGGTTACCTGCGGCGGACGATGACGAACCTGCACATCAGCGCGTGGCGCCGCCGCAAGCTGAACGAGTACCCGACCGAGGAACTGCCGGAGACGCCCGGCGACACGGACGCGATGCGCGGCACCGAACTGCGCGCGGTCCTGTGGCAGGCGCTCGCCCGGCTCCCCGAACTCCAGCGGACGATGCTGGTCCTCCGTTACTACGAGGGCCGCACCGACCCGGAGATCGCGGACATCCTCGACATCAGTGTCGGCACGGTGAAGTCCAGCATCTGGCGGTCGCTCCGCCGGCTGCGCGAGGACGAGGTCCTCAGCTTCGGCCGTGACGAGGAGGACGCCTTCGGGGAGCTCGTCGCCTGA
- a CDS encoding alpha/beta hydrolase, translating to MAHQATPVRRARLGRAIGPEPTAVSGVVLLLPGGDEVSHRKPATLLATSYVRALGRRLMRAGRGDGLAAHVVHYRFRGWNGTSANLASDASWAADEVVRRYGDVPVCLAGIDMGGRAALHAAGHEAVNSALAIAPWLPEEDLAASPEPVKQLGGRRVLVVHGTNDERTDPELSFRLAERAKKANRDVCRFEVHSDRHGLHQHRDEVLALAEDFVMGVLFGRAFSRPVADAFAAPPPLGLRMPLAAGFGKSLRR from the coding sequence ATGGCACACCAAGCGACGCCGGTTCGCAGGGCCCGGCTGGGCAGAGCGATCGGGCCGGAGCCGACAGCGGTGAGCGGCGTGGTCCTCCTGCTTCCCGGAGGTGACGAGGTCTCACATCGCAAGCCGGCGACCCTGTTGGCGACCTCGTACGTGCGGGCGCTGGGGCGCCGCCTGATGCGGGCGGGACGCGGGGACGGGCTGGCCGCGCATGTCGTCCACTACCGCTTCCGCGGGTGGAACGGCACCTCCGCGAACCTCGCGAGCGACGCGTCATGGGCCGCGGACGAGGTCGTACGGCGCTACGGGGACGTCCCGGTGTGCCTCGCCGGGATCGACATGGGCGGACGGGCGGCCCTGCACGCGGCCGGCCACGAGGCCGTCAACTCCGCGCTGGCGATCGCTCCTTGGCTGCCGGAAGAGGACCTGGCGGCCTCACCCGAACCGGTGAAGCAGCTCGGCGGGCGGCGGGTGCTGGTCGTGCACGGCACGAATGACGAGCGCACCGATCCCGAGCTGTCGTTCCGGTTGGCGGAGCGGGCGAAGAAGGCGAACAGGGACGTGTGCCGGTTCGAAGTGCACTCCGATCGACATGGGTTGCATCAGCATCGGGACGAAGTCCTCGCGCTGGCCGAGGACTTCGTCATGGGGGTGCTGTTCGGGAGGGCGTTCTCCCGGCCGGTCGCCGACGCGTTCGCGGCTCCGCCTCCGCTGGGGCTGCGGATGCCGTTGGCCGCGGGGTTCGGGAAGTCGTTGCGGAGGTAG
- a CDS encoding ATP-binding protein: protein MKQSAAKTLGVAALGAAFAAAGAGAANAAPVAPDAAGAALGAVQTLPAGDLAQAAPGAGAGLAHGPEAVTTGLAAAQSGVQPAAEQALAGGPTGVVGGLLGGLPVQGLAAEGLAQGLPTQGLPVNGVPLG, encoded by the coding sequence ATGAAGCAGTCTGCTGCCAAGACCCTCGGTGTCGCCGCGCTCGGTGCCGCCTTCGCCGCCGCCGGTGCGGGTGCCGCGAACGCCGCGCCGGTCGCCCCGGACGCCGCCGGTGCGGCGCTGGGCGCCGTCCAGACCCTCCCGGCCGGGGACCTCGCCCAGGCGGCGCCGGGTGCCGGTGCGGGGCTGGCCCACGGTCCCGAGGCGGTCACCACCGGACTGGCCGCCGCGCAGTCCGGCGTGCAGCCGGCTGCCGAGCAGGCGCTGGCCGGTGGCCCGACCGGCGTGGTCGGCGGGCTGCTCGGCGGACTGCCGGTGCAGGGTCTGGCCGCCGAGGGTCTCGCCCAGGGTCTGCCCACCCAGGGCCTGCCCGTGAACGGCGTTCCGCTCGGCTGA
- a CDS encoding HAMP domain-containing sensor histidine kinase, which yields MTKAQGGFRGWVAARKGVWSRLRFTSLRLRLVVVFGLVALTAAVSASGIAYWLNREAVLTRTQDAVLRDFEQEMQNRAGLLPEAPTQDELQHTAGQMANSSQRFSVLLVADDADGTPAYGSSGGLDGFTLADVPASLRKAVNDKQPVNSTNKSEYHLYWQRIVEDDQPYLIAGTRVNGGGPTGYMLKSLEQEAKDLNSLAWSLGIATGLALIGSALLAQAAATTVLKPVQRLGAAARRLGEGKLDTRLRVSGTDELADLSRTFNNAAEALEKRVADMAGRDEASRRFVADMSHELRTPLTAITAVTEVLEEELEAETGSMDPMIEPAVRLVVSETRRLNDLVENLMEVTRFDAGTARLVTDNVDVADQITACIDARAWLDAVDLDAERGLMARLDPRRLDVILANLIGNALKHGGSPVRVSIREADDSVVITVRDHGPGIPEDVLPHVFDRFYKASASRPRSEGSGLGLSIALENAHIHGGEITAANSPEGGAVFTLRLPRDASKLAEQDGNENNGQGAGDTKKGDA from the coding sequence GTGACCAAGGCGCAAGGGGGTTTCCGCGGCTGGGTCGCGGCTCGCAAGGGAGTGTGGTCGCGGCTGCGCTTCACCAGTCTTCGACTGCGCCTGGTGGTCGTCTTCGGTCTCGTGGCGCTCACGGCCGCCGTGTCCGCGTCCGGGATCGCCTACTGGCTCAACCGCGAGGCGGTGCTCACGCGCACCCAGGACGCGGTGCTGCGCGACTTCGAGCAGGAGATGCAGAACCGCGCGGGCCTGCTGCCCGAGGCGCCGACGCAGGACGAACTGCAGCACACCGCGGGGCAGATGGCCAACAGCAGCCAGCGCTTCAGTGTGCTGCTGGTCGCCGACGACGCCGACGGCACTCCCGCGTACGGCTCCTCCGGCGGCCTGGACGGCTTCACGCTCGCGGACGTGCCCGCCTCGCTGCGCAAGGCGGTGAACGACAAGCAGCCGGTCAACTCGACCAACAAGTCGGAGTACCACCTGTACTGGCAGCGGATCGTGGAGGACGACCAGCCGTATCTGATCGCCGGCACCAGGGTGAACGGCGGCGGTCCGACCGGCTACATGCTCAAGTCCCTCGAGCAGGAGGCCAAGGACCTCAACTCCCTCGCCTGGTCGCTCGGCATCGCCACGGGCCTCGCCCTGATCGGCTCCGCGCTGCTCGCGCAGGCCGCCGCCACGACCGTACTGAAGCCGGTGCAACGGCTCGGTGCCGCCGCCCGTCGGCTCGGCGAGGGCAAGCTGGACACCCGCCTGAGGGTGTCCGGGACCGACGAACTGGCCGATCTCTCCCGGACGTTCAACAACGCCGCCGAAGCCCTGGAGAAGCGGGTCGCCGACATGGCCGGGCGGGACGAGGCATCCCGCCGCTTCGTGGCCGACATGTCGCACGAACTGCGCACCCCCCTCACCGCGATCACCGCCGTGACGGAGGTGCTGGAGGAGGAGCTGGAGGCGGAGACCGGGTCCATGGACCCCATGATCGAACCCGCCGTACGGCTCGTCGTCAGCGAGACGCGCCGCCTGAACGACCTGGTCGAGAACCTGATGGAGGTCACCCGCTTCGACGCGGGCACGGCTCGCCTGGTCACCGACAACGTCGACGTCGCCGACCAGATCACGGCGTGCATCGACGCCCGGGCCTGGCTGGACGCGGTGGACCTGGACGCCGAGCGCGGCCTCATGGCCCGCCTGGACCCCCGCCGCCTCGACGTCATCCTGGCCAACCTCATCGGCAACGCGCTCAAGCACGGCGGCTCGCCGGTCCGCGTCTCGATCCGCGAGGCGGACGACTCAGTCGTCATCACGGTACGAGACCACGGCCCCGGCATCCCCGAGGACGTACTCCCCCACGTCTTCGACCGCTTCTACAAGGCCAGCGCCTCCCGCCCCCGCTCCGAGGGCAGCGGACTCGGCCTGTCCATCGCCCTGGAGAACGCCCACATCCACGGCGGCGAGATCACCGCCGCCAACTCCCCCGAGGGCGGCGCGGTGTTCACCCTGCGCCTGCCCCGGGACGCGTCGAAGCTGGCGGAACAGGACGGCAACGAGAACAACGGCCAGGGCGCCGGCGACACGAAGAAGGGGGACGCGTGA
- a CDS encoding adenosine deaminase: MTSQTAQKATIPSSDQIRRAPKVLLHDHLDGGLRPGTVVELARASGYTQLPETDPDKLGLWFREAADSGSLERYLETFSHTVGVMQTREALVRVARECAEDLAEDGVVYAEVRYAPEQHLEGGLTLEEVVEAVNEGFREGERIARENGLRIRVGALLTAMRHAARALEIAELANRYRDLGVVGFDIAGAEAGHPPTRHLDAFEYLKRENNHFTIHAGEAFGLPSIWQALQWCGADRLGHGVRIIDDIQVHADGSVKLGRLASYVRDKRIPLELCPSSNLQTGAADSYAAHPIGLLRRLHFRATVNTDNRLMSHTSMSREFEHLVEAFGYTLDDMQWFSVNAMKSSFIPFDERLAMINDVIKPGYAELKSEWLFRQATSTSDSAAEEE, from the coding sequence ATGACGAGCCAGACTGCCCAGAAGGCGACCATCCCGAGCTCGGACCAGATCCGCCGGGCGCCGAAGGTTCTGCTGCACGACCACCTCGACGGCGGGTTGCGCCCCGGCACCGTCGTCGAGCTCGCCCGCGCGTCGGGCTACACCCAGCTCCCCGAGACCGACCCCGACAAGCTCGGCCTGTGGTTCCGCGAGGCGGCCGACTCCGGCTCCCTGGAGCGGTACTTGGAGACCTTCTCGCACACCGTCGGCGTGATGCAGACCCGCGAGGCCCTCGTCCGGGTCGCGCGCGAGTGCGCCGAGGACCTCGCCGAGGACGGGGTCGTCTACGCCGAGGTGCGGTACGCGCCCGAACAGCACCTCGAAGGCGGGCTCACCCTCGAAGAGGTCGTCGAGGCCGTCAACGAGGGCTTCCGGGAGGGCGAGCGCATCGCGCGCGAGAACGGCCTCCGCATCCGCGTGGGTGCCCTGCTCACCGCCATGCGGCACGCCGCCCGCGCCCTGGAGATCGCCGAACTCGCCAACCGCTACCGCGACCTGGGCGTCGTCGGCTTCGACATCGCGGGCGCCGAGGCCGGCCACCCGCCCACCCGGCACCTCGACGCCTTCGAGTACCTCAAGCGCGAGAACAACCACTTCACCATCCACGCGGGCGAGGCCTTCGGCCTGCCGTCCATCTGGCAGGCCCTGCAGTGGTGCGGCGCCGACCGGCTCGGGCACGGGGTGCGCATCATCGACGACATCCAGGTGCACGCCGACGGCTCGGTGAAGCTCGGCCGGCTCGCCTCGTACGTACGGGACAAGCGCATCCCGCTGGAGCTGTGCCCCAGCTCCAACCTCCAGACGGGCGCCGCCGACTCCTACGCAGCCCACCCCATCGGACTGCTGCGCCGGCTGCACTTCCGGGCCACCGTGAACACCGACAACCGTCTCATGTCCCACACCAGCATGAGCCGGGAATTCGAGCACCTTGTCGAGGCATTCGGCTACACGCTCGACGACATGCAGTGGTTCTCCGTCAATGCGATGAAATCATCGTTCATTCCTTTCGATGAACGGCTCGCGATGATCAATGACGTCATCAAGCCCGGATATGCCGAACTGAAGTCCGAGTGGCTTTTCCGACAGGCGACGTCTACCAGCGACTCTGCGGCTGAGGAGGAGTGA